In one Deinococcus psychrotolerans genomic region, the following are encoded:
- a CDS encoding creatininase family protein, whose product MTAIEQMNWMQVEEYLKSDNRCILPLGSTEQHAHLSLCVDNILPSKLAHDAVGDSGVPVFPVLPYGITPYFRAYPGSINIRVQTYLAIVRDILDDLHEQGFRRILIVNGHGGNTPAQGFTAEWMADHPGTQVKFHNWWNAPQVWAKVQATDSNASHASWMENFPWTRLDGVEMPDTEKTGVDFDYMRLLGPAALREYLGEGNFGGKFQRPDADMQAIWDVAVAETRALLEKGWAE is encoded by the coding sequence ATGACCGCGATTGAACAGATGAACTGGATGCAGGTCGAAGAGTACCTCAAGAGCGACAACCGCTGCATTTTGCCGCTGGGCAGCACCGAGCAGCACGCGCACCTGAGTCTGTGCGTGGACAACATCCTGCCCTCCAAGCTGGCGCACGACGCGGTGGGCGACTCGGGCGTGCCGGTCTTTCCCGTGTTGCCCTACGGCATCACGCCGTATTTCCGGGCCTATCCGGGCAGCATCAATATCCGGGTACAGACGTATTTGGCAATCGTGCGCGACATTCTGGACGACCTGCACGAGCAGGGCTTCCGACGAATCCTGATCGTCAACGGGCACGGCGGCAACACCCCGGCGCAGGGCTTCACCGCCGAGTGGATGGCCGACCATCCCGGCACCCAGGTCAAATTTCACAACTGGTGGAATGCGCCGCAGGTCTGGGCCAAAGTGCAGGCCACCGACTCCAACGCCAGCCACGCGTCTTGGATGGAGAATTTTCCGTGGACACGGCTGGACGGCGTGGAGATGCCGGACACGGAGAAAACTGGCGTGGACTTCGATTACATGCGGCTGCTCGGCCCGGCGGCGCTGCGCGAGTACCTTGGCGAGGGCAATTTCGGCGGCAAATTCCAGCGCCCCGACGCCGATATGCAGGCCATCTGGGACGTGGCCGTGGCCGAAACCCGCGCCCTGCTGGAAAAGGGATGGGCCGAGTGA
- a CDS encoding ketopantoate reductase family protein — protein sequence MSEEDSQRLLIWGAGAIGGTIGAYLLRGGCDVTFVDVDAGHVGAIHERGLSITGPFGEFNVAAPAFTPETLQGQWDTILLCTKAQHTAAAAQALAPHLSPGGVVVSIQNGLNPLIINEHIPPEQVLGSFVNFGADYLEPGVVQYGGRGVVVIGEQDGQLTEHARQLHAMLQHFEPDAVLSPNVFGYLWSKLAYGSLLFATAVTNDGIADALARPEDRALYTELGREVMRVALAHGVTPEAFNGFAPVAFLPDAGDAAAQASLDEMVAFNRRSAKTHSGIWRDLAVRKRTTEVDAQLGWVVHFGEQHAVPTPLNARLIELIHEIEQGTRELGRGNLTDLRGLMLQEQV from the coding sequence GTGAGCGAGGAGGACTCGCAACGCTTACTGATCTGGGGAGCTGGGGCCATAGGCGGCACCATCGGCGCATATCTGCTGCGCGGCGGCTGTGACGTGACCTTCGTGGATGTGGATGCGGGTCACGTTGGAGCAATCCATGAACGCGGCCTGAGCATCACCGGCCCGTTTGGAGAGTTTAACGTGGCCGCGCCCGCCTTCACCCCGGAGACGCTGCAAGGTCAGTGGGACACCATCTTGCTGTGTACCAAGGCGCAACACACGGCGGCGGCAGCTCAGGCCCTCGCACCCCATCTCAGCCCTGGCGGCGTGGTGGTGTCCATCCAGAACGGCCTCAATCCGCTGATCATCAACGAACACATTCCGCCGGAGCAGGTGCTGGGCAGCTTCGTCAACTTCGGCGCAGATTATCTGGAACCCGGCGTGGTGCAGTACGGCGGGCGGGGCGTGGTGGTCATCGGCGAGCAGGACGGACAGTTGACTGAGCATGCGCGGCAACTTCACGCCATGCTCCAGCACTTCGAGCCTGACGCCGTCCTGAGCCCCAACGTGTTCGGCTACCTGTGGAGCAAGCTCGCTTACGGCTCACTGCTGTTTGCCACCGCCGTCACCAACGACGGCATCGCCGACGCGCTCGCACGGCCCGAAGACCGCGCCCTCTACACCGAACTGGGCCGCGAGGTCATGCGGGTGGCTCTGGCGCACGGGGTCACGCCCGAAGCCTTCAACGGCTTTGCCCCGGTGGCCTTTTTGCCGGATGCCGGTGATGCGGCGGCGCAAGCGAGTCTGGACGAGATGGTGGCCTTCAACCGCCGCAGCGCCAAGACCCACAGCGGCATCTGGCGCGATCTGGCGGTTCGCAAACGCACGACGGAGGTGGACGCGCAACTCGGCTGGGTGGTGCATTTCGGGGAGCAGCACGCTGTTCCCACGCCATTAAATGCCCGCCTGATCGAGCTGATTCACGAGATAGAGCAAGGAACGCGTGAGCTGGGCCGGGGCAATCTAACTGATCTGCGCGGGCTGATGCTTCAGGAGCAGGTATGA
- a CDS encoding SDR family NAD(P)-dependent oxidoreductase, producing the protein MTAGKRFAGQTVIVTGAAHGFGRTIAHAFAREGAAVWACDVNTEGLDETARLVQEQRLTIQTRKVDVGDSEAVSAFVAEVVAETGRVDVLVNNAGGVRGQVGRPIEEISPLDWQAIFAVNVDGAFFFAQAAAPHMKAQKSGRIINISSGAGLGISLTGIQAYASAKAAQIGLTRQLAHELGAWGITVNNVAPGFVRSNPTTERQWESYGEEGQRKLIDGIALKRLGTPEDIANAVLFFASDQAGWVTGQVLSVDGGK; encoded by the coding sequence ATGACAGCAGGGAAGAGATTTGCGGGCCAGACCGTCATCGTCACGGGCGCGGCCCACGGCTTCGGGCGCACGATTGCCCACGCCTTCGCCAGGGAAGGCGCGGCGGTGTGGGCCTGCGACGTAAACACCGAGGGGTTGGATGAGACAGCCCGGCTGGTTCAGGAACAAAGACTAACAATCCAGACCCGAAAAGTGGACGTGGGTGACTCGGAGGCCGTCTCAGCTTTCGTGGCCGAAGTCGTGGCAGAGACGGGCCGCGTGGATGTACTGGTCAACAACGCGGGCGGCGTGCGCGGGCAGGTGGGCCGCCCCATCGAAGAGATCAGCCCCCTGGATTGGCAGGCCATCTTTGCCGTCAACGTGGACGGGGCCTTTTTCTTCGCGCAGGCGGCGGCCCCGCATATGAAGGCCCAGAAGTCGGGCCGGATCATCAACATTTCCAGCGGCGCAGGTTTGGGCATCAGCCTGACCGGTATTCAGGCGTACGCCTCCGCTAAGGCTGCCCAGATCGGCCTGACCCGCCAGTTGGCGCATGAGCTGGGCGCGTGGGGAATCACGGTCAACAACGTGGCTCCCGGGTTCGTCCGCAGCAATCCTACCACCGAGCGCCAGTGGGAAAGCTACGGCGAGGAAGGTCAGCGCAAACTGATAGACGGCATCGCCCTGAAGCGCCTGGGCACCCCCGAAGACATTGCCAACGCCGTGCTGTTCTTCGCCTCCGATCAGGCGGGCTGGGTCACCGGGCAAGTCTTGAGCGTGGACGGCGGTAAATGA
- a CDS encoding dipeptidase translates to MSGLNDVLDKLSERSKASLSELIEFASIPSVSAQPDHKPDMERAAQWLSTRLKRAGLKTVELWPTAGHAAVYAEYLEAGEDAPTLLVYGHYDVQPPDPLEKWHTPPFTPTVKDERLYGRGVSDDKGPLLLTVQVVDAYLSTLGKLPLNLKFLFEGEEEVGSAHLNELVAQNAERLRADFVLSADGGMWSADIPSLTVSARGLAALELTVRGPTKDLHSGRHGGSVHNPLHALATLIAGLHDESGHVTVSGFYDGIAELTPQQREGIRQLPFTDEDYLTQTGAPAVYGESGYSTLERQWHRPTLEVNGMWGGYTGEGSKTVLPSEAHAKITCRLVPGQEPGRIAELLKQHLEAKLPPGVTLNIHPSEHGARAYRLPDAHPGGALAREVLAELYGKPPLDVGMGGSIPVLETFQSVLGLDTVFFSFSVGDEDIHAPNEFFRIPRLSEGQQAWAQLWWKLGHQEKR, encoded by the coding sequence ATGAGCGGCCTGAACGACGTGCTGGACAAGTTGAGTGAGCGTTCCAAAGCCTCACTCTCTGAACTGATTGAGTTCGCCAGCATCCCCAGCGTCAGCGCCCAGCCGGATCACAAACCGGACATGGAGCGGGCAGCGCAGTGGCTCTCGACCCGCCTGAAACGCGCCGGACTGAAGACGGTGGAACTGTGGCCCACTGCCGGACACGCCGCCGTTTACGCCGAATATTTAGAGGCTGGCGAGGACGCGCCCACCCTGCTCGTCTACGGTCACTACGACGTTCAGCCGCCCGATCCGCTGGAGAAGTGGCACACGCCGCCGTTCACGCCCACGGTCAAGGACGAGCGGCTGTACGGGCGAGGCGTCAGCGACGACAAGGGGCCGCTGCTGCTGACCGTGCAGGTCGTGGACGCTTATCTGTCCACGCTGGGCAAGTTGCCTCTCAACCTCAAATTTCTGTTCGAGGGCGAAGAGGAAGTCGGCAGCGCCCATCTGAACGAACTCGTCGCGCAGAACGCCGAGCGGCTCAGGGCCGATTTCGTCCTGAGTGCCGACGGCGGGATGTGGAGTGCGGATATACCCTCACTGACGGTCAGCGCACGCGGGCTGGCGGCGCTGGAACTGACCGTGCGCGGCCCCACCAAGGATCTGCACTCCGGGCGGCACGGCGGCAGTGTCCACAATCCTCTGCACGCGCTGGCGACGCTAATCGCCGGACTTCACGACGAATCTGGCCACGTGACGGTGTCGGGCTTCTACGACGGCATTGCGGAGTTGACGCCGCAGCAGCGGGAGGGCATCCGGCAACTGCCCTTCACCGATGAAGACTACTTGACCCAGACCGGAGCGCCCGCCGTATACGGAGAATCCGGCTACTCCACCCTGGAGCGCCAGTGGCACCGGCCCACGCTGGAAGTTAACGGGATGTGGGGCGGCTACACTGGCGAGGGCAGCAAAACTGTGCTGCCCAGCGAGGCCCACGCCAAAATTACCTGCCGCCTGGTGCCGGGGCAGGAGCCAGGGCGCATCGCGGAGCTGCTCAAACAGCATCTGGAGGCCAAGCTGCCGCCCGGTGTGACGCTGAATATTCACCCCAGCGAACACGGCGCACGCGCCTACCGCCTGCCTGATGCCCACCCCGGCGGGGCGCTGGCGCGGGAAGTGCTGGCCGAGCTGTACGGCAAGCCGCCGCTGGACGTGGGCATGGGCGGCAGCATTCCGGTGCTGGAGACTTTTCAAAGCGTACTGGGCCTTGACACCGTATTTTTTAGCTTCTCGGTGGGCGACGAGGACATCCACGCTCCCAACGAATTTTTCCGCATCCCACGCTTGTCCGAGGGCCAGCAGGCTTGGGCGCAGCTGTGGTGGAAGCTGGGCCATCAGGAGAAAAGATGA
- a CDS encoding carboxypeptidase M32 yields MNEFQRRSAEINDLLCVLNVLNWDARTQMPAGGSSARAQQQATISALAQEKLLDPAYEAAAQVVSGDDSTDDVENRAAQQALAAVSALRRIPAELTRELALLKSEAQDVWARAKAANDFSMFAPALTRMVELNRQLAEALGYEGHPYDALLNLYEPGVTVATLLPLFERLRAHHVPLLKAIQQQPQPRSEFLNRSYPADAQKRVSLTLAQKFGYDTQRGRLDESAHPFEISFTRQDVRITTRFQENFLSGALFGTLHETGHAMYEQGVRPELSRTVLTSDLTGLYAVGGASYGTHESQSRLWENRIGRSKAYWELHFPQLQAAFPEQLADVDTDAFHRAVNTVRPSLIRVEADELTYDLHIMLRVELERQLIGGELAVKDLPEAWNARIKSDLGLDVPDDAHGVLQDIHWSAGMIGSFPTYTIGNVMASQFYAAALEQVPDLEAGLLRGEYTPLREWLTDNIYQHGRTFTPHELLIRATGRGLDPQPYLDYLSGKYGELYGLNLQKEQTT; encoded by the coding sequence ATGAATGAATTTCAGCGCCGCTCGGCAGAAATCAACGACTTGTTGTGTGTTCTGAATGTGCTCAACTGGGACGCCCGCACCCAGATGCCCGCAGGGGGCAGTTCCGCCCGTGCCCAGCAACAGGCGACAATCAGCGCTCTGGCGCAGGAAAAATTGCTCGATCCGGCTTACGAGGCGGCGGCGCAAGTGGTCAGCGGCGACGACAGCACTGACGACGTGGAGAACCGCGCCGCGCAGCAAGCGCTGGCCGCTGTCTCGGCCCTGAGGCGCATTCCTGCCGAGCTGACCCGCGAACTGGCCCTGCTCAAATCCGAGGCGCAGGACGTGTGGGCGCGGGCCAAGGCGGCCAATGACTTCAGTATGTTCGCCCCGGCCCTGACGCGCATGGTGGAGCTGAACCGCCAACTGGCCGAGGCGCTGGGCTACGAGGGCCACCCCTACGACGCGCTACTCAACCTCTACGAGCCGGGTGTCACGGTGGCGACGCTGTTGCCGCTGTTCGAGCGTCTCCGCGCCCACCATGTGCCGCTCCTCAAGGCTATCCAGCAGCAACCCCAGCCGCGCAGTGAGTTCCTGAACCGCTCGTATCCGGCAGACGCGCAAAAGCGTGTTTCCCTGACGCTGGCGCAGAAGTTCGGCTACGACACCCAGCGCGGGCGGCTCGACGAATCGGCCCACCCCTTCGAGATCAGTTTCACCCGCCAGGACGTGCGGATCACCACCCGCTTTCAGGAAAACTTCCTATCGGGCGCACTGTTCGGCACGCTGCACGAAACCGGGCACGCCATGTATGAGCAGGGAGTCCGCCCCGAGCTGAGCCGCACGGTGCTGACCAGTGATTTGACGGGCCTTTACGCCGTGGGTGGAGCCAGCTACGGTACCCATGAGAGCCAGTCGCGGCTGTGGGAGAACCGAATTGGGCGGTCAAAGGCCTACTGGGAGCTGCACTTTCCTCAGCTTCAGGCGGCGTTCCCCGAGCAGCTCGCGGACGTAGACACCGACGCCTTTCACCGCGCCGTCAACACGGTGCGCCCCAGCCTGATCCGGGTGGAGGCCGACGAGCTAACGTATGACCTGCACATCATGCTGCGGGTCGAGCTGGAACGCCAACTCATCGGCGGCGAACTGGCGGTCAAGGACTTGCCCGAAGCCTGGAACGCCCGCATCAAATCCGACCTCGGTCTGGACGTGCCGGACGACGCACACGGCGTGTTGCAAGACATCCACTGGTCGGCGGGGATGATCGGCTCGTTTCCCACTTACACCATCGGCAACGTGATGGCCTCGCAGTTCTACGCGGCGGCACTGGAGCAGGTGCCGGATCTGGAAGCTGGCCTCCTGCGCGGCGAGTACACCCCGCTGCGCGAGTGGCTCACAGACAACATTTACCAGCATGGCCGCACCTTCACGCCCCATGAGCTGCTGATACGGGCGACCGGGCGCGGCCTCGACCCCCAACCTTACCTGGATTACCTCAGCGGCAAATACGGCGAACTCTACGGCTTAAACCTTCAAAAGGAGCAAACAACATGA
- a CDS encoding SDR family NAD(P)-dependent oxidoreductase: MTQTNGKLAGKVALVTGASSGIGEATALALAEHGAAVALVARRKDRLDELAGKIQNMGGKVAVIVSDLAQAGQGAEVVKQAVEALGRLDIVVNNAGVMLLGPLSGGDPSDLTRMMNLNVTALMHLSQAALEVMKPQKSGHIVNISSVSGRGASPLSAGYSASKWAVGGFSEGLRQEAKADRIRVTVIEPGVVATELTDHITHTQTKDMYEGRIKDMEMLQSEDIAAAVVYAVTQPERVNVNELLIRPLDQG; this comes from the coding sequence ATGACCCAGACAAACGGAAAACTCGCAGGTAAAGTCGCCCTCGTCACCGGAGCCTCCAGCGGCATCGGGGAAGCCACTGCCCTGGCCCTGGCCGAACACGGCGCGGCGGTGGCGCTGGTGGCCCGGCGCAAAGACCGCTTGGATGAACTGGCGGGCAAGATCCAGAACATGGGCGGCAAAGTAGCTGTCATTGTCTCGGATCTGGCGCAGGCCGGGCAGGGAGCCGAGGTCGTGAAACAGGCGGTGGAAGCCCTGGGCCGCCTGGACATCGTCGTGAACAACGCGGGCGTGATGCTGCTCGGCCCGCTCTCCGGCGGCGATCCCAGCGATTTGACGCGCATGATGAACCTCAACGTCACGGCGCTGATGCACCTTTCGCAGGCCGCGCTGGAAGTCATGAAGCCGCAGAAGAGCGGGCACATCGTCAACATCTCGTCGGTGTCGGGGCGCGGGGCCAGTCCGCTGAGCGCCGGATATAGCGCCAGTAAATGGGCGGTGGGGGGGTTCAGCGAGGGCCTGCGGCAGGAAGCCAAAGCCGATAGGATTCGCGTGACCGTCATCGAACCCGGTGTGGTCGCCACCGAGCTGACCGATCACATCACCCATACCCAGACCAAAGACATGTACGAGGGCCGCATCAAGGACATGGAGATGCTGCAATCGGAAGACATCGCCGCTGCCGTTGTCTATGCCGTGACCCAGCCGGAGCGCGTGAACGTCAACGAACTCTTGATCCGCCCGCTCGATCAGGGCTGA
- a CDS encoding isoaspartyl peptidase/L-asparaginase family protein: protein MTTTRRTPVLAIHGGCGAIPKDELTPDLNRAARDALRRALQAGFSVLTAGGPATDAVTEAVAVMEDDPVFNAGYGAALNRDGYHELDASVMDGAAGLAGAVAGARRIRHPVRVARALAEVADPLLLIGEAADEWARQRGFEVVDNSFFTTPSRREALERMLEREREGTLAAAPERDKHGTVGAAALDLHGHLAAATSTGGYTAKPTGRIGDSPIIGAGTWADDRTCALSGTGKGEFFIRRVLGHEIHARMLYQGAALSEATDAMIHGEMMALGKLGSGGGAGLCAVDKDGNVALPYNTEGMYRGWITADEIYVAIHEE from the coding sequence ATGACGACCACGAGACGGACTCCAGTGCTGGCGATTCACGGCGGCTGCGGCGCGATTCCCAAAGACGAATTGACCCCGGATCTCAACCGGGCTGCCCGTGACGCGCTGCGCCGGGCGCTTCAAGCGGGTTTCAGCGTCTTGACAGCGGGCGGCCCGGCCACCGACGCGGTCACAGAAGCGGTCGCGGTGATGGAAGACGACCCGGTGTTCAACGCGGGCTACGGCGCGGCCCTCAACCGGGACGGCTACCATGAGCTGGACGCCTCGGTGATGGACGGGGCAGCAGGCTTGGCGGGCGCGGTGGCCGGAGCGCGGCGCATTCGCCATCCGGTGCGGGTCGCCCGCGCACTGGCCGAGGTGGCCGATCCGCTGCTGCTGATAGGTGAGGCCGCCGACGAGTGGGCGCGGCAGCGGGGATTTGAAGTGGTGGACAACAGCTTTTTCACTACCCCTTCCCGGCGGGAGGCGCTGGAAAGAATGCTGGAGCGGGAACGTGAAGGCACGCTGGCCGCCGCCCCCGAGCGCGACAAGCACGGCACGGTGGGCGCGGCGGCGCTCGACCTGCACGGCCACTTGGCGGCAGCAACCTCCACGGGCGGCTACACTGCCAAGCCCACCGGACGCATCGGCGACTCACCGATCATCGGGGCGGGGACGTGGGCCGATGACCGCACCTGTGCGCTGTCGGGCACGGGCAAGGGGGAGTTTTTTATTCGCCGCGTGCTCGGCCACGAAATCCACGCCCGGATGCTTTATCAGGGCGCGGCGCTGAGTGAGGCCACCGACGCCATGATTCACGGTGAGATGATGGCCCTCGGCAAGCTGGGATCAGGCGGCGGAGCGGGACTGTGCGCGGTGGACAAAGACGGTAACGTCGCCCTGCCGTACAACACCGAGGGCATGTACCGGGGCTGGATCACCGCCGATGAGATCTACGTCGCCATTCACGAAGAATAG
- a CDS encoding Lrp/AsnC family transcriptional regulator, which yields MRPERLDEIDRQLLSALQRDAEVNRAELAREVGLSPAGLHKRLARLKSQGYFQRTVALLNRRSLGLDLLAFMLVTFRSNLRFENQDALRRAVADIPQVLECYTLTGTSDAILKILVRDQSELRDLLQTLAQAQDVIDRIQTCVVLEEFKNGPELPLPPSETKPAGEEPE from the coding sequence ATGCGGCCTGAACGCTTAGATGAGATAGATCGGCAATTGCTCTCGGCCCTGCAACGCGACGCTGAAGTCAACCGCGCTGAGCTGGCCCGTGAGGTGGGCCTCTCACCGGCTGGGTTGCACAAGCGCTTGGCCCGCCTCAAAAGTCAGGGGTACTTTCAGCGCACGGTGGCGCTCCTGAACCGGCGCAGCTTGGGACTCGACCTGCTGGCGTTCATGCTGGTGACGTTTCGCTCCAACCTGCGCTTCGAGAACCAGGACGCCCTGCGCCGGGCGGTGGCGGACATTCCTCAGGTGCTGGAATGCTACACGCTGACCGGAACGAGTGACGCCATTCTCAAAATCTTGGTGCGCGATCAAAGTGAGCTGCGCGATTTGTTGCAGACGCTGGCGCAGGCCCAAGACGTGATCGACCGGATTCAGACCTGTGTGGTGCTGGAAGAATTCAAGAACGGCCCCGAGTTGCCGCTGCCACCATCAGAAACCAAACCGGCGGGCGAGGAGCCCGAATGA
- a CDS encoding ABC transporter ATP-binding protein, producing MGADLLSAAPLLETRDLAKSFRGLRALRNHAISVREREIVGIIGPNGSGKSTLFNLVTGFLKPTAGAVYLRGQAVTNLPPAQVNRLGIARTFQGTRLFAQLSVLENVLAAAQLRHPSSLPGVLLGLPTARAARQAAENTARELLALTGLEHQANLRAASLPYGDGRRLEIARAMATRPALLMLDEPAAGLNAGETHALAQLIGRLRDRYSVAVIVIEHDMDLVMNLCERVQVLAQGQVIGEGTPAEVQASVRVREAYLGSDDAA from the coding sequence ATGGGAGCTGATCTGCTGTCAGCCGCCCCCCTCCTGGAAACCCGCGACCTTGCCAAGTCTTTTCGCGGTTTAAGGGCGCTCAGGAATCACGCCATCAGTGTACGCGAACGCGAGATCGTGGGCATTATCGGGCCGAACGGCAGCGGTAAAAGCACGCTGTTTAATCTGGTGACCGGCTTTCTGAAACCAACCGCAGGAGCGGTTTATCTGCGCGGTCAGGCCGTCACCAATCTGCCTCCAGCTCAGGTCAACCGGCTGGGCATCGCCCGCACCTTTCAGGGCACCCGGCTGTTTGCGCAGCTCAGCGTGCTGGAAAATGTGCTGGCCGCCGCCCAGCTCCGGCACCCCAGTTCGCTGCCCGGCGTGCTGCTGGGCTTGCCCACCGCCCGCGCCGCCCGGCAAGCCGCCGAGAACACCGCCCGTGAGCTGCTGGCCCTTACCGGCTTGGAACATCAGGCCAATCTGCGGGCCGCCAGCTTGCCCTACGGCGACGGACGCCGCTTGGAGATTGCGCGGGCGATGGCGACCCGCCCGGCGCTACTGATGCTGGACGAACCCGCCGCCGGACTCAATGCGGGCGAAACGCATGCTTTGGCGCAGCTCATCGGCCGTCTGCGTGACCGCTACAGCGTGGCCGTCATCGTGATCGAACACGACATGGACTTGGTCATGAACCTGTGCGAGCGGGTGCAGGTGCTGGCACAGGGTCAAGTGATCGGCGAGGGCACGCCCGCCGAGGTACAGGCCAGCGTGCGGGTGCGCGAGGCTTATCTGGGGAGTGACGATGCAGCCTGA
- a CDS encoding ABC transporter ATP-binding protein — protein sequence MQPESGPLKPGPLGSGPSEPQTQPLLALQNLYVNYGAVSALRGVSLHLHAGEVVALLGANGAGKSTTLRAISNLIKVASGQILLDGSPLTGLSPTEVVARGVAHCPEGRRVFGGMSVLENLRLGASVRSDSEGIKSDTERMLSLFPILAERRSQAAGTLSGGEQQMLALARALMARPRLLLLDEPSLGVAPLIIKEIFKILRELRETGVTILLVEQNARAALGLADRAYVLRTGSVALSGSAAELSQSEEVAQAYLGGGAA from the coding sequence ATGCAGCCTGAGTCTGGGCCACTTAAGCCTGGGCCGCTTGGGTCTGGGCCATCTGAGCCTCAAACTCAGCCCCTCCTCGCTCTGCAAAACCTGTACGTCAACTACGGCGCGGTGAGTGCCCTGAGGGGCGTCAGTCTGCACCTCCACGCTGGGGAGGTCGTGGCACTGCTGGGAGCCAACGGCGCGGGCAAATCCACCACCCTGCGGGCCATTTCTAACCTCATCAAAGTCGCCAGCGGTCAGATTTTACTGGACGGCTCCCCGCTCACCGGCCTGAGTCCCACCGAGGTGGTGGCGCGGGGCGTGGCGCACTGCCCGGAAGGGAGGCGGGTTTTCGGCGGCATGAGCGTACTGGAAAACCTGCGGCTGGGAGCCAGCGTGCGCAGTGACAGCGAAGGAATCAAAAGTGACACCGAGCGGATGCTAAGCCTCTTTCCAATTTTGGCCGAGCGCCGTAGTCAGGCGGCAGGCACGCTGTCAGGCGGCGAGCAGCAGATGCTGGCGCTGGCCCGCGCCCTGATGGCCCGCCCGCGCCTGCTGCTACTGGACGAGCCCTCACTGGGCGTGGCTCCGCTGATCATCAAAGAAATCTTCAAGATCCTGCGTGAACTTCGTGAGACGGGCGTGACCATCCTGCTGGTGGAACAAAACGCCCGCGCCGCGCTGGGCCTGGCCGACCGGGCCTACGTGCTGAGAACCGGCAGCGTGGCCCTGTCCGGCAGCGCCGCCGAGCTGAGCCAGAGTGAGGAAGTGGCGCAGGCGTACCTGGGCGGCGGCGCAGCATGA
- a CDS encoding branched-chain amino acid ABC transporter permease: MTGFEYLFQQLVNALSVGSLYALIAVGLSLIFGILRLSNFAHGDMMMIGAFATVLLTTSGLSFLLACLLGIAVAALAGVIIERVAYRPVRGAPDVTMLLTSLALTFILENLGILLFTASPRNFPLPDWMTKLWSLFDGRVTFTNINVLSVGLTLVSLLFLTWFMRRTTVGLGMRAAAEDLGAAQLVGVRVNRVIVVAFMLASAFAGLAGVLWAAQAGVVDPLMGFTPLLKAFVAAIIGGLGSLPGAVLGGYLLGALEVLIVAFLPPEVSPYRDAIVFGLLIGFLLLRPGGLLNVTREVKL; this comes from the coding sequence ATGACCGGCTTTGAATACCTGTTCCAGCAACTGGTCAATGCCCTGAGCGTGGGCAGCCTCTACGCCCTGATCGCGGTGGGTCTGTCACTGATCTTCGGCATCCTGCGGCTTTCCAACTTCGCACACGGCGACATGATGATGATCGGAGCGTTCGCCACCGTGCTGCTGACCACCTCTGGCCTCAGCTTCTTGCTTGCCTGCTTGCTGGGCATCGCCGTTGCGGCGCTGGCGGGCGTCATCATCGAGCGGGTGGCTTACCGCCCGGTGCGGGGCGCACCCGACGTGACCATGCTGCTGACCAGTCTGGCGCTGACGTTCATTCTGGAAAATCTGGGCATTTTGCTGTTTACCGCCTCGCCGCGCAACTTCCCGCTGCCTGACTGGATGACCAAACTGTGGAGTCTGTTCGATGGGCGCGTGACCTTTACCAACATCAACGTGTTGAGCGTGGGCCTGACCCTCGTCTCGCTGCTGTTTCTGACATGGTTCATGCGCCGCACCACCGTCGGTCTGGGGATGCGGGCCGCCGCCGAGGATCTGGGCGCGGCGCAGCTCGTCGGCGTCAGGGTCAACCGGGTCATCGTGGTGGCGTTCATGCTGGCCTCGGCCTTCGCGGGACTGGCGGGCGTGCTGTGGGCGGCGCAGGCCGGGGTGGTCGATCCGCTGATGGGCTTCACGCCGCTGCTCAAGGCGTTTGTCGCCGCCATCATCGGCGGGCTGGGCAGCTTGCCGGGCGCGGTATTGGGCGGCTACCTGCTGGGAGCCTTGGAAGTGCTGATCGTGGCCTTCTTGCCGCCGGAAGTCTCGCCCTACCGCGACGCCATCGTGTTCGGCTTGCTGATCGGCTTTCTGCTCCTCAGACCCGGCGGCTTGCTCAACGTCACCCGAGAGGTCAAGCTGTGA